The following coding sequences lie in one Peribacillus frigoritolerans genomic window:
- a CDS encoding ABC transporter ATP-binding protein has protein sequence MMGVPAAEKKVLLKVDQLKQYFPIKGGFFGRTINHVKAVDDITFDIKQGETLSIVGESGCGKSTTGRAILRLDEPTSGSIHFQDKDLLSLGKREMRRTRKDLQVIFQDPFASLNPRQTIGQILGEALAIQNVVPKEKRKSRIEELLGHVGLRPESMERYPHEFSGGQRQRIGIARALAVDPKLIICDEAVSALDVSIQAQVLNLLKSLQRQFDLTFLFISHDLGVVRHISDRVMVMYLGKIVEIADKKSIFEQPQHPYTRALLSAIPVPNPVHERERILLTGDVPSPIDPPNGCRFHTRCPFVQDICKTQLPELKRSAQNHQVACHIVS, from the coding sequence ATGATGGGTGTACCAGCTGCAGAGAAAAAGGTTCTGCTTAAAGTGGATCAATTGAAGCAATATTTTCCGATCAAGGGAGGATTTTTCGGAAGGACCATCAATCATGTAAAAGCCGTTGATGACATTACCTTCGATATCAAACAGGGTGAAACCTTAAGCATCGTCGGCGAATCCGGCTGCGGAAAATCGACTACCGGAAGGGCCATCCTTCGATTGGATGAACCGACGAGCGGGAGCATTCACTTTCAGGATAAGGATTTACTGAGTTTAGGAAAAAGAGAAATGAGGCGTACCAGGAAGGATTTGCAAGTTATTTTCCAAGATCCATTTGCCTCCCTTAACCCTAGACAGACTATCGGCCAAATTCTCGGAGAAGCATTAGCGATACAAAATGTAGTCCCTAAAGAAAAACGAAAGAGCAGGATCGAAGAATTATTGGGACATGTCGGGCTGAGACCTGAATCCATGGAAAGATACCCGCATGAATTCAGCGGCGGCCAGAGACAGCGGATCGGCATTGCACGGGCTCTGGCAGTGGATCCAAAATTGATCATATGTGACGAAGCTGTTTCTGCACTGGATGTCTCCATTCAAGCGCAAGTGCTGAATTTATTAAAATCCTTACAGCGCCAGTTCGACCTTACCTTTCTTTTCATATCACATGACTTAGGTGTGGTCAGACATATCTCGGATCGGGTGATGGTCATGTATCTCGGAAAGATAGTCGAGATAGCCGATAAAAAGTCCATTTTCGAACAGCCTCAGCATCCATATACAAGGGCATTGTTATCGGCCATCCCAGTACCGAATCCTGTGCATGAAAGAGAACGGATCCTATTGACGGGTGATGTACCCTCACCCATCGACCCTCCAAACGGCTGCCGCTTCCATACACGGTGCCCTTTTGTACAGGATATCTGCAAAACACAGCTACCCGAACTGAAACGATCGGCACAAAATCATCAAGTGGCTTGTCACATTGTGTCATAA
- a CDS encoding response regulator transcription factor: MNVLLVDDEPLVLEQMEYMIQSIYPFWKFHKAADACQALTLNQNHKINLAFLDINLPGRSGLEFGEDLRALNKEVEIIMVTAHQSFDYAQQSIRIGVVDYLTKPVIESDLHKVLAKYDKRESSHNYSTLIHHSLSFIHENYAEKLSLSDIAREVHTNPTYLSRKFHEEVGTSFSEYLMHYRIKAAKRALTNNTSWSISDVAEKSGFNSQHYFSTLFRKIEGITPKEFREKGK; encoded by the coding sequence ATGAATGTATTATTAGTTGATGACGAACCATTGGTCCTTGAACAAATGGAATATATGATTCAGTCCATATACCCTTTTTGGAAGTTTCATAAAGCTGCTGATGCCTGTCAGGCACTGACCCTCAACCAAAATCATAAAATCAACCTCGCTTTCCTGGATATTAATCTGCCGGGGCGATCGGGTCTTGAATTTGGTGAAGACTTAAGGGCGCTAAACAAAGAAGTCGAAATCATTATGGTGACCGCGCATCAAAGCTTCGATTATGCCCAGCAATCCATCAGAATAGGCGTGGTTGATTATTTAACGAAACCTGTAATAGAAAGTGATTTGCATAAAGTCCTGGCCAAGTATGACAAAAGGGAATCTTCCCATAACTATTCAACCCTAATTCACCATTCACTTTCATTCATTCATGAAAATTATGCTGAAAAACTCTCCCTTTCGGACATCGCCCGTGAAGTGCATACCAACCCGACTTATTTAAGCAGGAAATTCCATGAAGAAGTTGGCACTTCCTTTTCGGAATATTTAATGCACTATAGAATAAAGGCCGCAAAAAGGGCCTTAACCAATAACACCAGCTGGAGCATATCAGACGTCGCTGAAAAATCGGGTTTCAATAGCCAGCATTATTTCAGCACTTTATTCCGGAAGATAGAGGGAATCACGCCCAAGGAGTTCCGCGAGAAAGGAAAATGA
- a CDS encoding sensor histidine kinase, translating to MLSYEGFTLIIMLFILAPIMGAIALLFLFIFEKRIDLLENKNKEIRLEQALQEAQYNKLNQQIQPHFLFNTLNVILGLARLNRTAELIRALEAFSQFLKFKYKASEPLIPLSQEIQYTQHYLDIQTLRFGDRLKIDMDCPEPLAIALVPPFILQTLVENSFKHGLEKKVGEALLHIRFYLESQMVYLEVADNGLMGKESFVTDEGGHGLDNIQKRLYLYFNDRAQLNIASTESGTKVEVSWPLVFDKKLEEAEPE from the coding sequence ATGCTAAGTTACGAGGGATTCACCTTAATTATCATGCTCTTCATTTTAGCTCCCATCATGGGAGCTATCGCTCTTTTATTTCTATTCATATTCGAGAAAAGGATCGACCTTCTTGAAAATAAAAACAAAGAGATCCGCCTGGAGCAAGCACTGCAAGAAGCACAATATAATAAATTGAACCAGCAAATCCAGCCACACTTTTTGTTTAATACACTAAATGTCATTCTGGGCTTGGCCCGCCTGAACAGGACGGCAGAATTGATACGGGCCTTAGAGGCATTTTCGCAATTCCTGAAATTCAAATATAAAGCATCAGAACCATTGATCCCCCTTTCCCAGGAAATTCAGTATACCCAGCATTATCTCGACATCCAGACCCTTCGCTTCGGTGATCGGCTCAAGATTGATATGGATTGCCCGGAACCATTAGCAATCGCACTTGTTCCCCCCTTCATTCTTCAGACATTGGTGGAGAATTCATTTAAACACGGTTTGGAAAAAAAAGTGGGCGAAGCCCTGCTGCATATCCGGTTTTATCTGGAATCGCAGATGGTGTATCTGGAAGTGGCGGATAATGGGTTAATGGGAAAGGAATCTTTCGTTACGGACGAAGGCGGCCATGGCCTGGATAATATCCAAAAGCGTTTATATTTGTATTTCAATGACCGTGCACAATTGAATATAGCTTCTACTGAATCGGGAACTAAGGTAGAGGTATCATGGCCACTGGTTTTTGATAAGAAATTGGAGGAGGCGGAGCCGGAATGA
- a CDS encoding MarR family winged helix-turn-helix transcriptional regulator: MDKKALFEKMVTFTTSVHQVTHELTQNAKSDAITPVQYKILEYITVSQPVTPSEISDCQHISMPNTSRELKKLSEKNLIEKISDSEDRRKQYIRLSKEGEIMMNEAFAIVESRFQSRLQHASKEDLAEIDRALDILQTKLFY; encoded by the coding sequence ATGGACAAAAAAGCTCTTTTTGAAAAAATGGTCACATTTACAACTTCCGTACATCAAGTCACACACGAATTGACACAAAACGCCAAATCGGATGCCATCACGCCGGTACAATATAAAATTCTTGAATATATAACAGTCAGTCAGCCTGTCACACCAAGTGAAATCAGTGACTGTCAGCATATCTCCATGCCTAACACGAGCCGTGAACTGAAAAAATTAAGCGAAAAGAATTTAATTGAAAAAATAAGTGATTCGGAAGATAGGCGGAAACAATACATCCGCCTCTCCAAAGAGGGGGAAATAATGATGAACGAGGCTTTTGCAATCGTAGAATCCCGTTTCCAAAGCCGGCTGCAACATGCATCAAAGGAAGATTTAGCGGAAATTGACCGTGCCCTGGACATTCTTCAAACAAAACTTTTTTACTAA
- a CDS encoding transporter, translating to MRSRTFQEYVQGPIQIGMGLGIISLLARWVTGTTILSSPESMVKYGVFGGIGYALMGAIALFMFSFIGKRVRQDFPVGLTIGDYLKVRLHPLGYWILIVILVITSLHILFIQGMAASTLCQFLFDTPLYVGLFFFFGFCVLYAGFGGLKLIHGFAAFQVVFMFAAVILIPLYFFVKEGIQPVYDGIRLYHPYMLVINKYDLWSFLFAGLLVGFGQFFFDLTSWQRLFMIEMKKVRLTFSLSGLIWIIFPLSFSSLFIMVIFTGGFTDIHSILAGLANKITTPFFFILFVLCAFSAITSTFGACLHSLVSLIVANILEPLQTKKSNQQKIRMACLLSICIGGFVFVATLFYSPNLLELLFYSGNIYSALLAPILVIVFSKGKIPDYIPISAVLAIVASYIIQPHVSEFQSIWFSGLASVTIIVVCTIVTIIKNKWRVVKTKL from the coding sequence TTGCGATCACGTACATTTCAAGAATACGTACAAGGTCCCATTCAAATCGGGATGGGTTTAGGGATCATCTCCCTCCTGGCACGCTGGGTGACAGGAACCACGATATTATCCTCCCCCGAATCGATGGTGAAGTATGGAGTTTTCGGAGGGATCGGATACGCCTTGATGGGAGCGATCGCCCTGTTCATGTTCAGCTTCATCGGGAAGAGGGTCCGGCAGGATTTCCCCGTGGGCTTGACCATCGGGGACTATTTAAAAGTCAGGCTTCATCCCCTCGGATATTGGATATTGATCGTGATTCTGGTCATAACCAGCTTACACATTTTATTCATTCAGGGAATGGCTGCGTCCACCCTATGTCAGTTTCTTTTCGATACCCCGCTCTATGTCGGGCTGTTCTTTTTTTTCGGTTTCTGTGTCCTTTATGCTGGATTTGGCGGGTTAAAGCTCATTCATGGTTTCGCAGCTTTTCAAGTTGTCTTCATGTTTGCCGCGGTTATCTTGATTCCCTTATACTTTTTCGTCAAGGAAGGGATTCAGCCCGTTTATGATGGGATCCGTTTATACCATCCATACATGCTCGTAATCAATAAGTATGATCTATGGAGTTTTCTTTTTGCTGGACTTCTTGTCGGGTTCGGCCAGTTTTTCTTTGACCTGACATCATGGCAGCGATTATTCATGATAGAAATGAAAAAGGTTCGATTGACATTCTCTTTATCCGGCCTTATATGGATCATATTCCCGCTCTCCTTTTCATCACTGTTCATCATGGTTATCTTTACGGGCGGCTTCACTGATATCCACTCGATTCTGGCTGGATTGGCAAACAAAATAACGACACCATTCTTTTTCATCCTTTTTGTGCTCTGCGCTTTCAGTGCAATCACCTCAACATTCGGTGCCTGCCTGCATTCATTGGTAAGCCTGATCGTAGCCAATATTCTTGAACCATTACAAACAAAAAAAAGCAACCAGCAAAAAATAAGGATGGCCTGCCTGCTTTCGATCTGTATTGGAGGATTTGTTTTCGTTGCTACACTCTTCTATTCCCCAAACCTATTAGAGCTCTTATTTTATTCAGGCAATATATACTCGGCATTGCTGGCTCCAATCCTGGTTATCGTATTCAGCAAAGGGAAAATCCCTGATTACATACCGATAAGCGCGGTATTGGCCATTGTGGCTTCATACATCATCCAGCCTCATGTAAGTGAATTCCAAAGCATATGGTTCAGCGGGCTGGCATCGGTCACGATCATTGTGGTATGCACGATCGTTACCATCATCAAGAACAAATGGAGGGTCGTAAAAACAAAACTATGA
- a CDS encoding ABC transporter ATP-binding protein, with product MKQDDDKILEVKNLQTHFFTDEGTSKAVNGISFSLNKGETLGIVGESGSGKSITSLSLLRLIPSPPGKIAGGSILFKGKDLLTKSEKQMRSIRGNEISMIFQEPMTSLNPVYSAGEQIAEAIRLHQKLGKKEAWNKAVDMLRLVGIPSPEKRAKQEPHELSGGMRQRVMIAMALACHPEVLIADEPTTALDVTIQAQILELIKTLQKDFGTAVILITHDLGVVYETCDRVAVMYAGKIVEYTLAKEIFTNPKHPYTIGLLNSLPRLDMDQEELTTIPGTVPSPYNMPKGCSFAPRCAHAKSICEQAVPDLQAIGPSTEVSCWMFTPQWEKEYDTQEKVGV from the coding sequence ATGAAACAGGATGATGATAAAATACTGGAGGTAAAAAATCTGCAAACCCACTTTTTCACTGATGAAGGAACGAGTAAAGCAGTCAATGGAATCAGTTTCTCCCTCAATAAAGGGGAAACGCTTGGAATCGTCGGGGAGTCGGGAAGCGGAAAAAGCATAACATCACTATCATTATTAAGGCTCATTCCATCGCCACCCGGCAAGATTGCCGGCGGCAGCATCCTATTTAAAGGGAAGGATCTGCTTACGAAGTCTGAAAAACAGATGCGATCCATACGCGGGAATGAAATTTCGATGATATTCCAGGAGCCGATGACTTCATTGAATCCCGTATATTCAGCGGGCGAGCAAATTGCGGAAGCGATCCGGCTCCATCAAAAGCTGGGAAAAAAGGAAGCATGGAATAAAGCGGTCGACATGCTTCGGCTCGTCGGGATCCCCTCACCTGAAAAAAGGGCAAAACAGGAGCCGCATGAGCTAAGCGGCGGAATGAGGCAAAGGGTCATGATTGCAATGGCACTTGCCTGCCACCCTGAGGTTTTAATAGCGGATGAACCGACAACAGCACTGGATGTGACGATCCAAGCCCAAATCCTCGAACTGATCAAGACGCTGCAAAAGGATTTCGGGACGGCTGTCATTTTGATTACTCATGATTTGGGGGTCGTATACGAAACCTGTGATCGGGTTGCTGTCATGTACGCAGGGAAAATCGTTGAATACACCTTGGCCAAGGAAATATTCACAAACCCAAAACATCCTTACACCATCGGTTTATTAAACTCCCTTCCGCGTCTTGACATGGACCAGGAAGAACTGACTACAATTCCCGGGACCGTTCCAAGTCCTTACAACATGCCCAAGGGATGCAGCTTCGCTCCCCGCTGTGCACATGCGAAAAGCATTTGTGAACAAGCCGTACCGGATCTCCAAGCTATCGGCCCAAGCACCGAGGTCAGCTGCTGGATGTTCACCCCCCAATGGGAGAAGGAATATGACACTCAAGAGAAGGTGGGGGTATAA
- a CDS encoding NAD(P)H-dependent oxidoreductase, with protein MNLLVIYTYPNQKSLSHAFLEKVIKGSKENPNIKGLQVLDLYEEGFNPLLEFNEHKRRRDMHRDPQLEKYRNQITWADKIVFVYPIWWGRPPAMLMGYIDQLFSANFAYRDKKGLFPEGLLKGKSVVCVSTMKGPAKYPLIWLNDAHKILMKRALFNFVGIKKVKFFEFGNMESPKGKQTQKLEKVYRYFRKVAS; from the coding sequence ATGAACTTGCTGGTCATCTACACATATCCAAATCAAAAAAGCTTAAGCCATGCATTTTTAGAAAAAGTTATCAAAGGAAGTAAGGAGAACCCGAACATAAAGGGGCTGCAGGTCTTGGATTTATATGAAGAGGGCTTCAATCCGCTCTTGGAGTTCAATGAGCATAAACGAAGGCGTGATATGCATCGTGATCCTCAGCTTGAAAAATATAGAAATCAGATTACATGGGCCGACAAGATTGTCTTTGTCTATCCGATCTGGTGGGGGAGGCCTCCTGCCATGCTGATGGGATATATTGATCAATTATTTTCTGCGAATTTTGCCTACAGGGATAAAAAGGGATTGTTCCCGGAAGGCCTTCTGAAGGGAAAGTCGGTCGTATGTGTGTCCACGATGAAGGGACCTGCAAAGTATCCGCTTATCTGGTTGAATGATGCGCATAAAATATTGATGAAAAGAGCACTATTCAATTTTGTCGGAATCAAAAAAGTGAAGTTTTTCGAATTCGGTAATATGGAAAGTCCAAAGGGGAAACAAACTCAAAAGCTAGAAAAGGTTTATCGGTATTTCAGAAAGGTGGCAAGCTAA